From a region of the Lactuca sativa cultivar Salinas chromosome 4, Lsat_Salinas_v11, whole genome shotgun sequence genome:
- the LOC111883096 gene encoding uncharacterized protein LOC111883096: MDIIDIRLGTGLDHWSCKLSGDGSYSVSCLRKIVDVSQVYIPETSVILWCKVVPIKVTCFIWRAVQARIPTTVALDKRGIAVNSLLCCSCIGAVECSEHVLMNCPFATMIRNNILGWCGLSHVQDSLKNSYDLLQLAGTRWNFKKKKERLVAICYGLLWNLWRFKNKRLFQMEGTSPSYGIDCIKSMVFYWLKHRNKNSICNWEEWLISPFSDL; this comes from the coding sequence ATGGATATTATTGATATTCGCCTCGGAACGGGACTGGACCACTGGAGTTGCAAATTATCAGGTGATGGCAGTTACTCGGTCAGCTGTCTCAGAAAGATTGTGGATGTTTCGCAGGTCTACATCCCTGAGACTTCTGTGATTCTTTGGTGTAAGGTGGTACCCATTAAGGTGACATGTTTTATTTGGAGGGCAGTACAAGCTAGAATTCCAACCACTGTGGCGTTAGACAAGAGAGGTATTGCAGTAAATTCCTTGCTGTGCTGTTCGTGTATTGGGGCGGTTGAATGTTCAGAACACGTTCTTATGAACTGTCCATTTGCGACTATGATCAGGAATAATATATTGGGTTGGTGTGGATTATCACATGTTCAGGACTCTTTGAAGAATTCTTATGATCTTCTTCAATTGGCTGGCACAAGATGGAActtcaaaaagaaaaaggaaaggcTGGTGGCGATCTGCTATGGTTTGCTGTGGAATTTATGGAGATTCAAAAATAAACGCCTATTCCAAATGGAAGGGACTTCACCATCTTATGGTATCGATTGCATAAAGTCAATGGTTTTTTACTGGTTGAAGCATAGAAATAAGAATAGTATTTGCAATTGGGAGGAGTGGTTAATCTCTCCGTTTTCTGATTTGTAA